A region of the [Chlorobium] sp. 445 genome:
TCAATTGCTCATTTTCATATAGCCATCGTGGACAATCACGATATGCTGTAGCGCTCATTGTGATAAGAATATCAAGTGTCACATGGCGAAATTCTTCAATGTCAGATGTGCGATGTGATGAAATATCAACTCCAATTTCGCGCAGAGTCTGAAACGTAAGTTTATCAATTGTGCGCACAGGTGTTACGCCAGCGCTGTAGACCACGAAATCTGCAGAAAGCGATTCAAGCAAGGCGTGTGCAATCTGACTGCGAATCGCATTAGCCGTGCAAAGAAAAAGTATGGAGCGCTTCATAGAATTAACACTCACGCTGAAGACTTACGACCAACAAATTCTAAAATCTTTTCACTGATAAAAGCAATTTGTTCTTCGTCTAACTCCGTGTGCATTGGCAAAGAGAGCACACGCGCAGCGATGCTTTCAGCTATAGGCAGCGAACCTTTGGGATAGCGTGCATCTAAAAACGCTTTCTGCAAATTTAGCGGAATAGGATAATGCACCGAGGTCGGAATGCCATAGACACTCAAAAACTGTTGCAAGTCATCACGCATCTTGGGTTCGGGCAGGAGAATGGTGTATTGATGAAAAATGTGCGTGCCATTCGGATCGCGATACGGCAGTTGAAGCTTAGCATCGTGCAGATAGTGATCGTAGAGGTCAGCGGCGCGGCGGCGTGCAGCATTGAACTCATCAAGGTAACGGAGTTTGACCTTAAGCACAGCAGCTTGAATGGTGTCAAGGCGGGAATTGACGCCTAAAAGTTCATGCTGATAGCGTACCCTTGCGCCGTGTTGCGCAATCATTTTGATTTTCCAAAAAAGCTCTTCGTCGTCTGTGAAGATGGCGCCAGCATCACCAAAAGCACCTAAGTTTTTAGCAGGGAAAAAACTTGTCGTGCTGATGCGTCCGAACGTGCCAGCCTTACGCCCTTTGTAATCTGCACCGAAAGATTGGGCGTTATCTTCAATGACATCCAATCCGTGCTGAGTGGCAATCTCTACGATTTTATCAATTTCAGCGGCTTGTCCGTAAAGATGCACAGGCAGAATGGCACGTGTCTGTGGAGTGATTTCGGCTTCAAGGGCGTCAGCGCAAAGATTAAATGTGCGTGCATCAATATCAACATAGCGGGGTGTTGCGCCAACAAGCAAGATCGCTTCAACTGTAGCAGCAAACGTGAAAGGAGTGGTGATCACTTCATCGCCTCTGCCAATACCGAGCGACATGAGTGCAATTTGCAAGGCGTCTGTGCCATTTGCGCAGCCAACCGCAAAACGCAATCCAAGGTATTTTGAAAGCGCGCACTCGAGCTCGCCAACAGCCGCACCGTTAATGAAACTTGCACTCTCAATAACTTTTTGAATTTCAGCAGAAAGTTCAGGCTGCAGACGGTTGTGCAAGCCAACAAGGTCGACAAGATGAATTTTCTTAGTCAGTGTCGTCATGTTACTCGATGCGGATAAGTTGTCCGAACTCTTTGGCAAGTTGCGCTGTAAGCTGTCGGCGTTCAAAGCGCTGCACAAAGTCTTCGGTTGGAGTAGGCAGCATATTCCGTTTCCAAAGCGCGTAGAGTTCTAAAATTTTCTGTGCAATATCCTGTGTCTTTTTGGGATGTGCAACAACACCATTTGCTTCTAAAATGAGCTGATGTGCTGCGCCTTCGGGCACAATGCCAAAGAGTGTTTTGCGTGCGCCAATGTACTCAAAGAGTTTGCCATGCGTAATCACCTCTGTGCCCTTGACAGGGTTGAGCGTAGCCCAAAGCACATCGCCTCTGAGCAATTCTGCAATTGCTTCAAGATGCGGACGATAGCCATGAACTTCAATCATGTCTTTGAGCCCAAGTTTTTCGGCTAAGCTCATATGCTCTTTTTCAAAAAGACCGACAAAACAAAGCTCTACGCTCTCGCGTAATGCAGGCTCTTGCACAATAGCTGCTTTCAAGCCTCTGAAAAAAGGTGCTGGCGAACTCAGAAAAAAACGACCGGAATAAACAAAGCGTAATTTGCGGCGAGTGCGTGAATCGGGCTGCACCTGACGAAAGTCGTCTGCATCATAGCCATGCCAGATGATAGAAATATCTTTGTGCTGCAATTGCCCAAGATACTTTCTGAGAAAGAGTTCTTTCAAAGCACGATTTGCGGTAATGATTCTATCGGCATGCGTGAGCACATATTCTTCGAGCGCTTCATGTTTGCGTCGGTGAAAGGGTGTGCAGTAAAGATGTGCAGCATTTTCAACCCAAGGGTCACGAAAGTCGAGCACGGCCGGCAGGTGATACTTGGCACGTAACTCAAGTGCAATAAGGTGCGAACTAAATGGCGGCGCAGTAGAGTAAATCACGTCAATATCTTTCTCGCGCTCAATGATTTCACTGGCTTTTTCTATTGCAAATTTCTTCCAACCGATTTTGTTGTCTGGAATAAATACCAATTGACTGAGTGCGCTAAGAAAGCGTCTGGTTTGTTCAGAAGGCATCTTGAACTGACGCTTGCCAGTGGCGGCAGACGCCGCTTTTGTGATGTCTTTTGTATCAGTACGCACGATTTCAATCGCAGGATGAGAAAGCTCAGCAAGCAAGGAGTCATCGTAAGCAAAATATGCCGTTGGGTTAATCGTCAGCACGATGGGTTTCCAGCCAAATTCAGGTAGATACTTGACAAACTTAGCAGTGCGCTGCACACCT
Encoded here:
- a CDS encoding transcriptional regulator — its product is MTTLTKKIHLVDLVGLHNRLQPELSAEIQKVIESASFINGAAVGELECALSKYLGLRFAVGCANGTDALQIALMSLGIGRGDEVITTPFTFAATVEAILLVGATPRYVDIDARTFNLCADALEAEITPQTRAILPVHLYGQAAEIDKIVEIATQHGLDVIEDNAQSFGADYKGRKAGTFGRISTTSFFPAKNLGAFGDAGAIFTDDEELFWKIKMIAQHGARVRYQHELLGVNSRLDTIQAAVLKVKLRYLDEFNAARRRAADLYDHYLHDAKLQLPYRDPNGTHIFHQYTILLPEPKMRDDLQQFLSVYGIPTSVHYPIPLNLQKAFLDARYPKGSLPIAESIAARVLSLPMHTELDEEQIAFISEKILEFVGRKSSA
- a CDS encoding glycosyl transferase family 1 — protein: MTPINSETSVANSAFMHAPLRKVLMLAYYFPPMGLSGVQRTAKFVKYLPEFGWKPIVLTINPTAYFAYDDSLLAELSHPAIEIVRTDTKDITKAASAATGKRQFKMPSEQTRRFLSALSQLVFIPDNKIGWKKFAIEKASEIIEREKDIDVIYSTAPPFSSHLIALELRAKYHLPAVLDFRDPWVENAAHLYCTPFHRRKHEALEEYVLTHADRIITANRALKELFLRKYLGQLQHKDISIIWHGYDADDFRQVQPDSRTRRKLRFVYSGRFFLSSPAPFFRGLKAAIVQEPALRESVELCFVGLFEKEHMSLAEKLGLKDMIEVHGYRPHLEAIAELLRGDVLWATLNPVKGTEVITHGKLFEYIGARKTLFGIVPEGAAHQLILEANGVVAHPKKTQDIAQKILELYALWKRNMLPTPTEDFVQRFERRQLTAQLAKEFGQLIRIE